In Methanosarcina barkeri MS, a single window of DNA contains:
- a CDS encoding zinc-binding dehydrogenase, with amino-acid sequence MRAERLMTQADGKELAQIANIIDEKKIKPIVTTVLPLADAQKAHEMSKSGHTSGKIVLRIAEEPK; translated from the coding sequence GTGCGGGCAGAAAGGCTCATGACCCAGGCTGACGGAAAAGAACTCGCTCAAATAGCAAATATAATAGACGAAAAGAAAATTAAGCCTATTGTAACAACCGTGCTTCCTTTAGCAGATGCACAAAAAGCGCATGAGATGAGTAAAAGCGGCCATACTAGCGGGAAGATTGTACTGCGCATTGCAGAGGAACCTAAGTAA
- a CDS encoding YkvA family protein, whose translation MDKINNLRTKPVDANFEHFNINPEKTFDTDLGFPEEVRDYHYRSTDFRNIWYYLGLLFSMLLDSFKGRYPLPKKTALLLIFAFLYLISPVDIIPDVFPLIGLVDDVAVLVFSLNFIRSDLENYRAWKNYSN comes from the coding sequence ATGGATAAAATCAACAATCTCAGAACGAAACCGGTTGACGCAAATTTTGAACACTTTAACATTAACCCAGAAAAAACTTTTGACACTGACCTGGGTTTTCCTGAAGAAGTAAGAGACTATCATTATCGTTCAACAGATTTCAGGAATATCTGGTATTATTTAGGACTATTGTTTTCTATGTTATTAGATTCTTTTAAAGGGAGATACCCGCTTCCAAAGAAAACCGCATTATTGCTAATATTCGCTTTTCTGTACTTAATAAGTCCAGTTGACATCATTCCAGACGTTTTTCCTTTAATTGGACTTGTGGATGATGTCGCAGTACTTGTTTTTTCACTTAATTTTATTAGAAGCGACCTAGAAAATTATAGAGCCTGGAAAAATTATAGTAACTGA
- a CDS encoding DUF3267 domain-containing protein, whose product MSKSRFILILLSPFFVISIILPGILGVLNLLNSLIKFIILVSAMGSGVDMLSLVLILIQVSAGAYLTCNGMRTYWKITNSSIPESN is encoded by the coding sequence CTGTCAAAATCAAGATTTATTCTTATCTTACTGTCACCTTTCTTTGTAATTTCGATAATATTGCCTGGAATTCTAGGAGTTCTGAATTTATTGAATTCTCTGATCAAATTTATAATTTTAGTGAGTGCAATGGGTTCCGGTGTGGATATGCTGTCCCTTGTCTTGATACTAATTCAGGTGTCTGCAGGTGCGTATTTAACTTGCAATGGAATGAGAACTTACTGGAAAATAACAAATTCAAGCATTCCTGAAAGTAACTGA
- a CDS encoding protease inhibitor I42 family protein, whose translation MSKFGYGITVLIVCLVLATLPAAVCAKPDIASQNKMITENDNGNTIYIKEGHSFFLKLKENPSTGYSWQLKLSNGLNQLSDKYHPFESLENNLVIGTGGFRLWRIEGIAKGDQQVNAIYKRSWEPKTGQEQTFKLNIVVV comes from the coding sequence GTGTCAAAATTTGGATATGGAATAACAGTTTTGATTGTATGCTTAGTTCTGGCGACGCTTCCAGCGGCTGTATGTGCTAAACCTGACATAGCAAGTCAAAATAAGATGATAACCGAAAATGACAACGGAAATACCATTTATATTAAAGAAGGACACTCTTTTTTCCTTAAGCTTAAAGAAAATCCGAGCACGGGCTATTCCTGGCAACTCAAGCTGAGTAATGGACTTAACCAGCTCTCAGACAAATACCACCCCTTTGAATCTTTAGAAAATAATTTAGTTATTGGCACAGGTGGGTTTCGCTTATGGAGAATTGAAGGTATAGCTAAAGGAGATCAGCAGGTAAACGCAATATACAAAAGATCTTGGGAGCCAAAAACAGGCCAGGAACAGACTTTCAAACTTAATATTGTAGTGGTCTGA
- a CDS encoding ABC transporter substrate-binding protein, whose translation MKAIDETMSIYQILSDYPFLLKIFKQHGMEKFENKEVLEKLGPLLKLKTALSMVSVNKDSFIELLNQAVLNNEAKGDFTLADSPERQKELTLLALLPCGMKMPFNRALDDFSSEYSRQMNNVLHSLVEGNVNHELSYYAYIDSVTSIDELPDIIISSDINSFYHKPFQENFLNKEYFVNLNSSPMNSDFESIGFADPRGQFTMISANLLVLVTIDELMKDDSKPESWEDILKEEYRNKVVMRGQDGFFCNGVLLPFYRLYGMEGIKKLASSVYTGIHPSEMVKMIDSKKDDVPPMYIMPYFFAKKIQDKSRITINIPSEGAIVSPVQMLVKKSGAERVKEITDFFCGKEFAKISARAFFPTTNPEVENNLEGIKLYWLGWDFLMNNDIGALKKELEGVFNKQFYETGGIV comes from the coding sequence ATGAAAGCAATTGATGAAACAATGAGTATATACCAGATCTTAAGTGACTATCCTTTTCTGTTAAAAATATTCAAACAGCATGGGATGGAGAAATTTGAAAATAAGGAAGTTCTTGAAAAGCTTGGTCCTTTACTAAAATTGAAAACAGCCCTCTCAATGGTATCGGTGAATAAAGACTCTTTTATTGAGCTCCTGAATCAGGCTGTTCTGAACAATGAAGCAAAAGGAGATTTTACCCTTGCAGACTCCCCGGAACGACAAAAAGAGCTGACCCTTCTTGCCCTTTTACCCTGCGGCATGAAGATGCCTTTTAACCGTGCACTTGATGATTTTTCATCTGAATACAGCCGACAAATGAATAATGTACTCCATTCTCTTGTCGAAGGTAATGTCAATCATGAGCTCTCTTATTATGCCTATATCGATTCGGTTACATCGATTGACGAACTTCCGGATATAATCATCAGCTCTGATATCAACAGCTTCTACCACAAACCCTTCCAGGAGAATTTTCTCAATAAGGAATATTTTGTAAATCTTAATTCATCCCCAATGAACAGTGATTTTGAGTCTATCGGTTTTGCCGATCCTCGTGGACAGTTTACCATGATCTCTGCAAACCTTCTGGTTCTGGTTACAATAGATGAACTCATGAAGGATGATAGCAAACCGGAGTCCTGGGAAGACATCTTAAAAGAGGAGTACCGGAATAAGGTTGTTATGAGGGGGCAGGACGGCTTTTTCTGTAATGGGGTACTGCTTCCGTTCTACCGGCTGTACGGTATGGAGGGAATTAAAAAGCTTGCTTCTTCAGTATATACAGGAATCCATCCGTCCGAGATGGTTAAAATGATAGACAGCAAAAAGGATGACGTACCACCTATGTATATCATGCCTTACTTCTTTGCTAAGAAAATTCAAGATAAATCCAGGATAACAATCAATATACCTTCGGAAGGTGCTATTGTAAGCCCTGTGCAGATGCTGGTTAAAAAAAGTGGTGCAGAGCGGGTTAAGGAGATCACGGATTTCTTCTGTGGGAAAGAATTTGCGAAAATTTCTGCCAGAGCTTTTTTCCCGACAACAAATCCTGAAGTTGAAAATAATCTTGAAGGAATCAAACTCTATTGGCTGGGCTGGGACTTCCTGATGAACAATGACATAGGAGCACTTAAAAAAGAGCTTGAAGGAGTTTTCAATAAACAGTTCTATGAAACTGGAGGTATTGTGTGA
- a CDS encoding GTP-binding protein — translation MRLVTVAGPPSSGKTSIIIKTIEELEQKGFTIGVVKFDCLSAQDEEHYSAHNIPVKTGLSRGLCPDHFFVSNIEEALRWAKEKKFDFLITESAGLCNRCSPHIKDVLAICVIDNLSGVNTPKKIGPMLKLADIVVITKGDIVSQAEREVFAYRVRQVNPRGMIVQINGVTGQGSFYLAKLVEKASTLETLQGATLRFTMPGALCSYCLGERKIGDDKQIGVSKLVNFRGEE, via the coding sequence GTGAGGCTTGTTACGGTAGCAGGTCCTCCATCCTCAGGAAAAACCAGCATCATTATCAAGACCATTGAAGAGCTTGAACAGAAAGGTTTCACAATCGGTGTGGTAAAATTTGACTGTCTCTCGGCTCAGGATGAGGAACACTATTCAGCTCACAATATTCCGGTCAAGACCGGTCTCTCCAGAGGACTCTGTCCTGACCACTTTTTTGTAAGCAATATTGAAGAAGCCCTCAGGTGGGCCAAAGAGAAGAAGTTTGATTTTCTGATTACCGAGAGTGCAGGTCTTTGCAACCGCTGTTCTCCACATATTAAAGATGTTCTGGCAATCTGTGTTATTGATAACTTGAGTGGTGTCAACACACCTAAAAAAATCGGCCCCATGTTAAAACTTGCAGACATTGTTGTTATTACTAAAGGGGATATTGTCTCCCAGGCAGAACGTGAGGTCTTTGCATACAGGGTCAGACAGGTTAACCCCAGAGGAATGATAGTTCAGATTAATGGTGTTACAGGACAGGGTAGTTTCTATCTTGCAAAACTTGTGGAAAAAGCCTCTACGTTGGAAACTCTTCAGGGAGCTACACTTCGATTTACCATGCCTGGAGCTCTATGTTCATACTGTCTTGGAGAGAGAAAAATCGGGGATGACAAGCAGATTGGGGTTTCAAAGCTGGTAAATTTCAGAGGAGAAGAATAA
- a CDS encoding ABC transporter ATP-binding protein translates to MRTDLLHMTINELREMMPWIEDYFSAFAIDPVQFGNIKLEELGSTPGEDYFVEMGSSSLAFIDGFFLFIEQAKALQQGSGSTVESLTVLPGRNKNGEKEAFSVNLKKGEVTAIVGPTGSGKSRLLADIESLAQEDTPTGRKILVNGRAPGDEERFSTEGRFIAQLSQNMNFVMDLSVEEFLTMHAESRMVDEVSRIVQKIYDTANILAGEPFSRETPVTELSGGQSRALMIADTALLSPASVVLIDEIENAGVDKVRSLELLVSNNKIVLISTHDPLLALSADQRLVIQNGGISKRIKTTPDEKKYLKSLEKIDSKLTHLRNQLRRGEEIDFSDFLV, encoded by the coding sequence TTGCGAACAGATTTACTTCATATGACGATAAATGAACTCAGGGAGATGATGCCCTGGATAGAGGACTATTTCTCTGCATTTGCAATTGATCCTGTGCAGTTCGGGAACATAAAACTGGAAGAACTGGGTTCAACACCTGGTGAAGATTATTTTGTAGAGATGGGAAGCAGCTCTCTCGCCTTTATTGATGGTTTCTTTCTATTTATTGAGCAGGCAAAAGCTCTTCAACAGGGCAGCGGATCCACAGTTGAATCCCTGACAGTGCTCCCTGGACGTAATAAGAATGGTGAAAAAGAAGCCTTTTCGGTAAATCTAAAAAAAGGTGAAGTGACTGCAATTGTCGGTCCTACAGGATCAGGCAAGTCCCGTCTTCTGGCTGATATTGAATCTCTGGCTCAGGAGGATACTCCTACAGGCCGAAAAATACTGGTTAATGGCCGGGCTCCAGGTGATGAGGAGCGTTTCTCGACTGAGGGGCGTTTTATCGCGCAGCTTTCACAGAACATGAATTTTGTTATGGACCTCAGTGTCGAGGAGTTTCTGACCATGCATGCCGAGAGCCGTATGGTTGACGAGGTATCTCGTATTGTTCAGAAAATATATGATACTGCAAACATCCTGGCAGGAGAGCCTTTCAGCAGGGAAACTCCTGTTACGGAGCTCTCAGGGGGACAATCCCGCGCTCTGATGATTGCAGATACTGCACTTCTCAGCCCGGCATCTGTTGTCCTTATCGATGAGATTGAGAATGCAGGCGTCGACAAGGTTAGGTCTCTGGAACTTCTGGTAAGTAATAACAAGATAGTTTTAATCAGTACTCATGACCCTCTTCTGGCTCTATCGGCAGACCAGCGACTGGTCATTCAAAATGGCGGGATTTCAAAACGTATAAAAACCACACCGGATGAGAAAAAATACCTGAAGAGCCTCGAAAAAATAGACAGCAAACTTACTCATCTCCGAAATCAGTTGAGAAGGGGGGAAGAAATTGACTTCAGCGATTTTCTGGTGTAG
- a CDS encoding type II toxin-antitoxin system HicB family antitoxin, whose translation MSYTVLIEQDKDEMYIARVPDIPGCYTQGKTVEQAMERIKEAIQVCLEAEELEDITGGTMGRFDGVK comes from the coding sequence TTGAGTTATACGGTTCTGATCGAACAGGACAAAGATGAGATGTATATTGCAAGGGTTCCTGACATACCGGGTTGTTATACTCAAGGAAAAACAGTTGAGCAGGCTATGGAACGTATAAAAGAAGCAATACAGGTCTGTCTTGAGGCTGAGGAACTTGAAGATATTACAGGCGGCACAATGGGAAGATTTGATGGAGTTAAGTGA